One Fusarium falciforme chromosome 1, complete sequence genomic window carries:
- a CDS encoding Protein kinase domain-containing protein yields the protein MRPEEIQVRTIMVPDNDLLHRRNMMTLQGAIVRGETEVLFHNCPEIPIEYWEKVRHNHRQLNKRYNFYYRNARPKNLPQHVDDAAARRGIDDVQWKGLRFEFIKVLAAGGHGYVSLWRVWFEDGSSKKVVIKRALGRDFDVGRESRFHLRYAGAEHTSQILDLHAEAMKIQDQVRQRNPLARLRYRNGSDFNAGSLQLIVFEFMEHGDLHKVLTLASQMDVQFPDRTLWGIWECLVRGVASVAYVPSFLAMHRDFDKELQIAIDTNRLEHFLAQLENIQQSHDVHLDLEELNGTCICSTHSPLLTWLIVLAGTADSHPHKPVFKLHDLGAFSYIMSEKWKTWDDSRYWKMRKPCKLHRVTPEQVHQDWDQLRTDEGVNLDGSQFAGEDLTQGHPIAGRFGTWTNIFFIGKVMEAAITFLTEAYPFDAYHFDSMDGTQSGNTYGWVLQDPSFSHVDPTLRDLIMRCQLEVPGERPSITTLLREIAIRKMHPFYQSPEEMAYFWECFFGPKNPEPIPDPMDDDVADALEESMAGGIMPFLHPDPGSEPHRHGQQADSAPAERLEYFQKWMDRQSRASGATGDGDQTPQPPVGGHQPPVPGQDQHQIPRRPANLRVPQRIARRPVGDRPSAAAAAAAPSWLNPPSHETAAMDDDEAAQEDAGGSYTNLRCARAEPDGSVSETGSDKSPVPTARRGIRFDLPKSGAGRGKAKKTGSIYDRSKMRFANGKKRGSRVNKRASEPSTRSLKTGVKMNNLDTFVQAAMGDIPMAIRNLMARTKHLEQRLADGNLPALAYTTAGGKGDFDV from the exons AACAAGAGATACAACTTCTACTATCGCAACGCGCGGCCCAAAAATCTACCTCAGCACGTAGATGACGCGGCTGCAAGGCGCGGCATTGACGATGTGCAGTGGAAGGGCCTCAGGTTCGAATTCATCAAAGTCCTTGCTGCCGGCGGTCATGGATATGTTTCCCTATGGAGGGTTTGGTTTGAGGATGGATCTAGTAAAAAGGTGGTCATCAAAAGGGCTCTTGGTAGAGACTTTGACGTTGGAAGGGAATCCCGCTTTCACCTTCGATACGCCGGTGCCGAGCATACCAGCCAGATCCTCGACCTACACGCTGAAGCCATGAAGATACAGGATCAAGTCAGACAGAGGAATCCTCTGGCTCGTCTCCGGTACAGAAATGGTTCAGACTTCAACGCCGGATCCCTCCAACTCATCGTCTTTGAGTTCATGGAACACGGAGACTTGCACAAAGTATTGACCCTAGCCAGTCAGATGGATGTGCAATTCCCGGACAGGACGCTTTGGGGAATCTGGGAATGCC TGGTCCGGGGAGTTGCCTCTGTTGCATATGTGCCTTCTTTCCTTGCCATGCACAGAGACTTTGACAAAGAGTTGCAAATAGCCATTGATACCAACCGTCTGGAACACTTCTTGGCGCAACTGGAGAATATCCAACAATCGCACGATGTTCACCTAGACTTGGAAGAGTTAAACGGTACTTGCATCTGTTCTACACATTCACCCCTTCTAACATGGTTGATAGTTCTCGCTGGTACAGCTGATAGTCATCCGCACAAACCTGTTTTCAAG CTTCACGATCTCGGTGCCTTTAGTTACATCATGAGCGAAAAATGGAAGACCTGGGACGATTCCCGGTActggaagatgaggaagcctTGCAAGCTCCACAGAGTGACTCCG GAGCAAGTTCACCAGGACTGGGACCAACTGCGGACAGACGAAGGCGTCAACCTGGACGGATCCCAATTCGCAGGTGAAGATCTCACTCAAGGACATCCGATTGCTGGCCGGTTCGGTACTTGGACGAACATCTTTTTCATTGGTAAAGTG ATGGAAGCGGCCATCACATTTCTTACCGAGGCGTACCCATTTGATGCCTATCATTTTGATAGTATGGATGGGACACAATCAGGGAACACCTATGGATGGGTGCTGCAAGACCCATCATTCTCCCATGTCGATCCTACTCTGCGCGACCTAATTATGCGATGCCAGCTCGAGGTGCCGGGCGAACGACCCAGCATCACGACGCTTCTGCGAGAGATTGCGATTCGCAAGATGCATCCCTTCTACCAGAGCCCCGAAGAAATGGCATACTTCTGGGAGTGTTTTTTTGGTCCTAAAAATCCGGAGCCCATACCTGATCCAATGGATGACGACGTTGCCGATGCCCTCGAGGAGTCTATGGCTGGAGGCATAATGCCATTCCTGCACCCAGACCCGGGATCAGAGCCTCACCGACATGGGCAGCAAGCAGATTCTGCTCCCGCAGAACGACTCGAGTATTTTCAGAAGTGGATGGATCGACAATCCAGGGCTTCTGGCGCTACTGGTGATGGAGACCAGACCCCTCAACCACCTGTTGGTGGGCATCAGCCGCCTGTTCCTGGTCAAGACCAACATCAGATTCCTCGGCGACCTGCCAATTTGCGAGTCCCCCAACGGATTGCCCGGAGGCCTGTTGGCGACCGGCCgtcggcggcagcggcagcggcagctccCTCGTGGCTCAATCCACCCAGCCATGAAACTGCTGCTatggacgatgacgaagctGCTCAGGAGGATGCCGGGGGGTCTTACACCAACTTGCGTTGCGCACGTGCCGAACCTGATGGCAGCGTATCTGAAACTGGCAGCGATAAATCTCCTGTTCCTACGGCACGACGGGGAATAAGATTTGATCTTCCCAAGAGTGGCGCTGGGCGAGGGAAGGCTAAGAAGACTGGCTCAATATATGACAGGAGCAAGATGCGGTTCGCGAATGGCAAGAAACGTGGATCGAGGGTCAACAAGCGAGCCTCAGAGCCCAGTACAAGGAGCCTCAAGACTGGTGTCAAGATGAACAACCTCGACACGTTTGTCCAGGCGGCCATGGGTGACATACCCATGGCCATCCGCAATCTTATGGCCAGGACAAAGCATCTCGAGCAGAGGCTCGCGGATGGCAATCTTCCTGCCCTTGCGTATACAACCGCAGGCGGAAAGGGAGATTTTGATGTTTGA